One part of the Oceanihabitans sp. IOP_32 genome encodes these proteins:
- the era gene encoding GTPase Era, whose translation MGHKAGFVNIIGNPNVGKSTLMNAFVGEKLSIITSKAQTTRHRILGIVNGDDFQVLFSDTPGIIKPAYQLQESMMGFVKSAFEDADILLYMVEIGEHELKDDAFFDKIKNSKIPVLLLLNKIDKSNQEELENQVQLWTQKVPNAEIIPISALEGFNVKEVFNRILELLPESPAFYPKDQLTDKPERFFINETIREKILMHYKKEIPYAVEIETEEFLEEEKIIRIRSVIMVERDTQKGIIIGHKGAALKRVGVEARKDLEKFFGKQIHLELYVKVNKNWRSNQNQLKRFGYNS comes from the coding sequence TTTGTAAATATTATTGGCAATCCAAATGTTGGTAAATCCACATTAATGAATGCCTTTGTTGGCGAAAAACTATCCATCATAACATCTAAAGCACAAACAACCAGGCATAGAATTTTGGGTATTGTTAATGGAGATGATTTTCAAGTATTGTTTAGTGATACGCCGGGCATTATAAAACCAGCCTACCAATTACAGGAATCTATGATGGGGTTTGTAAAATCGGCTTTCGAAGATGCCGATATTTTACTTTATATGGTTGAAATTGGTGAGCATGAACTAAAAGACGATGCTTTTTTCGATAAAATTAAAAACAGTAAAATTCCTGTGCTCCTGTTGTTAAATAAGATTGATAAAAGTAACCAAGAAGAATTGGAAAATCAGGTTCAATTATGGACTCAAAAAGTGCCTAATGCCGAAATTATTCCTATTTCTGCTTTAGAAGGGTTTAATGTGAAAGAAGTTTTTAATCGTATTTTGGAATTACTTCCAGAATCGCCAGCTTTTTATCCAAAAGACCAGTTAACCGATAAACCCGAGCGTTTTTTTATAAACGAAACCATACGCGAGAAAATTTTAATGCATTACAAAAAGGAAATCCCTTATGCAGTCGAAATTGAAACCGAGGAGTTTCTTGAAGAAGAAAAGATTATTCGCATCCGATCTGTTATTATGGTCGAGCGTGACACTCAAAAAGGTATTATTATAGGCCATAAAGGAGCCGCTCTAAAACGAGTTGGTGTGGAAGCACGAAAAGATTTAGAAAAATTCTTTGGCAAGCAAATTCATCTTGAATTATACGTAAAAGTGAATAAAAATTGGCGTAGTAATCAAAACCAATTAAAACGTTTTGGTTATAATTCTTAG
- a CDS encoding GTP-binding protein produces MPITNDIVLRPRFKIELTTNSETLLKAFEDAKKTQTDFIINRIDDHVFIRLPKAKQKFWSPELHLEINESGKHTCSLHGLFGPNPTVWSMFMFFHFIVATLFIGFGAWAYSNWTLKNDYVVQLSLMFLMVIVWFVLYFAGRIGKASSKNEIEDLHNFMTRILENQGLNF; encoded by the coding sequence ATGCCAATTACTAACGATATTGTATTACGACCGCGGTTTAAAATTGAATTAACAACAAACAGCGAAACGCTCTTGAAGGCCTTCGAAGATGCTAAAAAAACCCAAACAGATTTTATCATTAATAGAATAGACGACCATGTTTTTATTAGACTACCCAAGGCCAAACAAAAATTTTGGTCTCCAGAACTTCATTTAGAAATAAATGAATCTGGAAAACACACTTGTTCATTACATGGATTATTTGGCCCAAACCCCACGGTTTGGTCCATGTTCATGTTTTTTCACTTTATTGTAGCCACCCTTTTTATTGGTTTTGGTGCTTGGGCTTATAGCAATTGGACTTTAAAAAATGATTATGTTGTACAACTAAGCCTTATGTTTTTAATGGTAATTGTCTGGTTTGTACTTTATTTTGCAGGCCGCATAGGTAAAGCCTCAAGCAAAAATGAAATCGAGGATTTACATAATTTTATGACGCGAATTTTAGAAAACCAAGGTTTAAACTTCTAA